The Plasmodium vinckei vinckei genome assembly, chromosome: PVVCY_14 genome window below encodes:
- a CDS encoding fam-c protein, with protein MKKMKKMKKTIYSLVTVVTYILSIVAIQCFINNDDLNNYFTKNKNVHGEYEINGIAINNNEEFRYRCLSEHSIENNYSSGSTTIREPSDNNNYKKSLKPYVRHISLHNSKYNLQSYNASYNLQSYNAKYNSSTRNNKSRVPLNDNKSRVSFNDNISQKSLDYNKSRVSFNDNISQKSLNYNKSLESLNDNVSQLSLNYNTSLESLNYNTSQMSLNDNTSQMSLNDNKSQVFFENVPQELLKSIPKEYLDNIIKSSIKDIEALAILNNKETETTSDNKEAGIASDNKETETASGNKETEVTSDNNKSQESLNDNKSQQLFEDVPKEYLDNITNFVIKDNEALVTSNNKETEIASDNKETETTSDNKEAEIASDNKETETTSDNKEGEIASGNKETETTSDNKEGEIASGNKETETTSDNKETETTSDNKEAEIASDNNETETTSDNNETETTSDNKEGEIASGNKETETTSDNKEAETTSNNKETEIASDNKETETTSDNKEAETTSGNKETETTSDNKEGETTSDNKEGETTSNNKETEIASDNKETETTSDNKEDEIASDNKETETTSDKKEAETEDNKETKTEDNKETKATSINRTSQDLLQKIPRADIRNMLQDYLNNNKPQKSLNDNKSQKSLNDNTSLKSLNDNKSRVSFNDNISQKSLNYNKSLESLNDNVSQLSLNYNTSLESLNYNTSQMSLNDNTSLKSLNYNTSQMSLNDNISQKSLNANVEHISSNNSKYNLKTYNASYNLQSYNAKYNSSTRNNKSQVPLNDNKSRVSFNDNISQKSLDYNKSRVSFNDNISQKSLNYNKSLESLNDNVSQLSLNYNTSLESLNYNTSQMSLNDNTSQKSLNYNKSLESLNDNVSQLSLNYNTSLESLNYNTSQMSLNYNASQKPLNDNKSQESLNDNKSQAFFENVPQELLKSIPKEYLDNIIKSSIKDNEALATLNNKETEIASDNKETETTSGNKETEATSDNNKSLESLNYNTSQMSLNYNASQKPLNDNKSQESLNDNKSQESLNDNKSLESLNDNKSQESLNDNKSQEPLNDNKSQESLNDNKSQESLNDNKSQESLNDNKSQESINDNKSQESLNDNKSQESLNDNISQKSLDYNKSLESLNDNKSQESINDNISQESINDNIPQKPLNDNKSQEYLNDNISQKSLKPYVRHIFSNNSKYNLQTYNASYNLQSYNAKYNSSTRNNNLRGSSNYNKSRVSFNDNISQKSLDYNKSRVSFNDNISQKSLNYNKSLESLNDNVSQLSLNYNTSLESLNYNTSQMSLNYNASQKPLNDNKSQESLNDNKSQKPLNDNKSQESLNDNKSQAFFENVPQELLKSIPKEYLDNIIKSSIKDNEALATLNNKETETTSGNKETEATSDNNKSLESLNYNTSQMSLNYNKSQESLNDNKSLESLNDNISQKSLDYNKSLESLNDNISQKSLDYNKSLESLNDNKSQESLNDNKSQESLNDNKSQESLNDNKSQESINDNISQKSLKPYVRHIFSNNSKYNLQTYNASYNLQSYNAKYNSSTRNNKSQVPLNDNKSRVSFNDNISQKSLDYNKSLESLNDNVSQLSLNYNTSLESLNYNTSQMSLNYNKSQESLNDNKSQQLFEDVPQEVLKGVPKEYLDKITNFVIKDNEALATSNNKEPETEDKKETETADNKEPETEDNKEPETADNKEPETADNKEPETEDNKEPETEDNKEPETEDNKEPETADNKEPETADNKEPETEDNKEPETADNKEPETEDNKEPETEDNKEPETEDNKEPETEDNKEPETEDNKEPETADNKEPETADNKEPETADNKEPETEDNKETKATSINRTSQDLLQKIPRDDIRNMLQDYLNNNKSQKSLNDNISQKPLNDNISQKPLNDNISQKPLNDNISQKPLNDNISQKPLNDNISQKPLNDNISQKPLNDSISQKPLNDNISQKPLNDNISQKPLNANVEHISSNNSKYNLKTYNASYNLQSYNAKYNTSALKKK; from the coding sequence GACGATTTAAATAACTATTTCacgaaaaataaaaacgtGCATGGtgaatatgaaataaacGGCATagctataaataataatgaagaatTTAGATATAGATGTCTTTCAGAACATagtatagaaaataattactCTTCAGGCTCTACTACGATTCGCGAGCCTtcagataataataattataaaaagtcGTTAAAACCCTATGTACGACACATCTCTTTACATaatagtaaatataatttacaaTCATATAATGCTTCATATAATTTGCAATCATATAATGctaaatataattcatctacacgtaataataaatctcGAGTGcctttaaatgataataaatctAGAGTGTCTTtcaatgataatatatctcAAAAATCGTtagattataataaatctaGAGTGTCTTtcaatgataatatatctcAAAAGtctttaaattataataaatctCTAGAAtctttaaatgataatgtATCTCAACTGtctttaaattataatacatCTCTAGAatctttaaattataatacatCTCAAATGtctttaaatgataatacaTCTCAAATGtctttaaatgataataaatcaCAAGtgttttttgaaaatgtgCCTCAAGaacttttaaaaagtaTACCTAAAGAGTATTtagataatataattaaatcgAGTATAAAGGATATCGAAGCTTTAgctattttaaataataaagaaactGAAACTACTTCAGATAATAAAGAGGCTGGAATTGCTTcagataataaagaaacCGAAACTGCTTCGGGTAATAAAGAAACAGAAGTTACTTcggataataataaatcacAAGAGtctttaaatgataataaatcaCAACAGCTTTTTGAAGATGTACCTAAAGAGTATTTAGATAATATAActaattttgttataaaGGATAACGAAGCTTTAGTTacttcaaataataaagagaCTGAAATTGCTTcagataataaagaaactGAAACTACTTCAGATAATAAAGAGGCTGAAATTGCTTcagataataaagaaactGAAACTACTTCAGATAATAAAGAGGGTGAAATTGCTTCAGGCAATAAAGAAACTGAAACTACTTCAGATAATAAAGAGGGTGAAATTGCTTCAGGCAATAAAGAAACTGAAACTACTTcagataataaagaaactGAAACTACTTCAGATAATAAAGAGGCTGAAATTGCTTcagataataatgaaactGAAACGACTTcagataataatgaaactGAAACGACTTCAGATAATAAAGAGGGTGAAATTGCTTCAGGTAATAAAGAAACTGAAACTACTTCAGATAATAAAGAGGCTGAAACTacttcaaataataaagagaCTGAAATTGCTTcagataataaagaaactGAAACTACTTCAGATAATAAAGAGGCTGAAACTACTTCAGGTAATAAAGAAACTGAAACTACTTCAGATAATAAAGAGGGTGAAACTACTTCAGATAATAAAGAGGGTGAAACTacttcaaataataaagagaCTGAAATTGCTTcagataataaagaaactGAAACTACTTCAGATAATAAAGAGGATGAAATTGCTTcagataataaagaaactGAAACTACCTCGGATAAGAAAGAAGCCGAAACTgaagataataaagaaacCAAAACTgaagataataaagaaacCAAAGCTACTTCAATTAATAGAACATCTCAAGAtcttttacaaaaaataccTCGAGCTGATATACGTAATATGCTTCaagattatttaaataataataaacctCAAAAGTcattaaatgataataaatccCAAAAGtctttaaatgataatacaTCTCTAAAAtctttaaatgataataaatctAGAGTGTCTTtcaatgataatatatctcAAAAGtctttaaattataataaatctCTAGAGtctttaaatgataatgtATCTCAACTGtctttaaattataatacatCTCTAGAatctttaaattataatacatCTCAAATGtctttaaatgataatacaTCTCTAAAatctttaaattataatacatCTCAAATGtctttaaatgataatatatctcAAAAATCTTTAAATGCCAATGTAGAACACATCTCttcaaataatagtaaatataatttgaaaACATATAATGCTTCATATAATTTGCAATCATATAATGctaaatataattcatctacacgtaataataaatctcAAGTGcctttaaatgataataaatctAGAGTGTCTTtcaatgataatatatctcAAAAATCGTtagattataataaatctaGAGTGTCTTtcaatgataatatatctcAAAAGtctttaaattataataaatctCTAGAAtctttaaatgataatgtATCTCAACTGtctttaaattataatacatCTCTAGAatctttaaattataatacatCTCAAATGtctttaaatgataatacaTCTCAAAAatctttaaattataataaatctCTAGAGtctttaaatgataatgtATCTCAACTGtctttaaattataatacatCTCTAGAatctttaaattataatacatCTCAAATGtctttaaattataatgcaTCTCAAAAAcctttaaatgataataaatcaCAAGAGtctttaaatgataataaatcaCAAGcgttttttgaaaatgtgCCTCAAGaacttttaaaaagtaTACCTAAAGAGTATTtagataatataattaaatcgAGTATAAAGGATAACGAAGCTTTAGCtactttaaataataaagagaCTGAAATTGCTTcagataataaagaaactGAAACTACTTCGGGTAATAAAGAAACAGAAGCTACTTcggataataataaatctcTAGAatctttaaattataatacatCTCAAATGtctttaaattataatgcaTCTCAAAAAcctttaaatgataataaatcaCAAGAGtctttaaatgataataaatctCAAGAGtctttaaatgataataaatctCTAGAGtctttaaatgataataaatcaCAAGAGtctttaaatgataataaatcaCAAGAGcctttaaatgataataaatcaCAAGAGtctttaaatgataataaatcaCAAGAGtctttaaatgataataaatcaCAAGAGtctttaaatgataataaatcaCAAGAGtctataaatgataataaatcaCAAGAGtctttaaatgataataaatcaCAAGAGtctttaaatgataatatatctcAAAAATCGTtagattataataaatctCTAGAGtctttaaatgataataaatcaCAAGAGTCTATAAATGATAACATATCGCAAGAGTCTATAAATGATAACATACCCCAAAAGCCTTTAAATGATAACAAATCACAAGAgtatttaaatgataatatatctcAAAAGTCGCTAAAACCCTATGTACGACACAtcttttcaaataatagtaaatataatttgcaAACATATAATGCTTCATATAATTTGCAATCATATAATGctaaatataattcatcTACACGTAATAATAATCTTCGAGGGTCTTCAAACTATAATAAATCTAGAGTGTCTTtcaatgataatatatctcAAAAATCGTtagattataataaatctaGAGTGTCTTtcaatgataatatatctcAAAAGtctttaaattataataaatctCTAGAGtctttaaatgataatgtATCTCAACTGtctttaaattataatacatCTCTAGAatctttaaattataatacatCTCAAATGtctttaaattataatgcaTCTCAAAAAcctttaaatgataataaatcaCAAGAGtctttaaatgataataaatctCAAAAAcctttaaatgataataaatcaCAAGAGtctttaaatgataataaatcaCAAGcgttttttgaaaatgtgCCTCAAGaacttttaaaaagtaTACCTAAAGAGTATTtagataatataattaaatcgAGTATAAAGGATAACGAAGCTTTAGCtactttaaataataaagaaactGAAACTACTTCGGGTAATAAAGAAACAGAAGCTACTTcggataataataaatctcTAGAatctttaaattataatacatCTCAAATGtctttaaattataataaatcacAAGAGtctttaaatgataataaatctCTAGAGtctttaaatgataatatatctcAAAAATCGTtagattataataaatctCTAGAGtctttaaatgataatatatctcAAAAATCGTtagattataataaatctCTAGAGtctttaaatgataataaatcaCAAGAGtctttaaatgataataaatcaCAAGAGtctttaaatgataataaatcaCAAGAGtctttaaatgataataaatcaCAAGAGTCTATAAATGATAACATATCTCAAAAGTCGTTAAAACCCTATGTACGACACAtcttttcaaataatagtaaatataatttgcaAACATATAATGCTTCATATAATTTGCAATCATATAATGctaaatataattcatctacacgtaataataaatctcAAGTGcctttaaatgataataaatctAGAGTGTCTTtcaatgataatatatctcAAAAATCGTtagattataataaatctCTAGAGtctttaaatgataatgtATCTCAATTGtctttaaattataatacatCTCTAGAatctttaaattataatacatCTCAAATGtctttaaattataataaatcacAAGAGtctttaaatgataataaatcaCAACAGCTTTTTGAAGATGTACCTCAAGAAGTTTTAAAAGGTGTACCTAAAGAGTATTTAGATAAAATAActaattttgttataaaGGATAACGAAGCTTTAGCTacttcaaataataaagaaccCGAAACTGAAGATAAGAAAGAAACCGAAACTGCAGATAATAAAGAACCCGAAACTgaagataataaagaaCCCGAAACTGCAGATAATAAAGAACCCGAAACTGCAGATAATAAAGAACCCGAAACTgaagataataaagaaCCCGAAACTgaagataataaagaaCCCGAAACTgaagataataaagaaCCCGAAACTGCAGATAATAAAGAACCCGAAACTGCAGATAATAAAGAACCCGAAACTgaagataataaagaaCCCGAAACTGCAGATAATAAAGAACCCGAAACTgaagataataaagaaCCCGAAACTgaagataataaagaaCCCGAAACTgaagataataaagaaCCCGAAACTgaagataataaagaaCCCGAAACTgaagataataaagaaCCCGAAACTGCAGATAATAAAGAACCCGAAACTGCAGATAATAAAGAACCCGAAACTGCAGATAATAAAGAACCCGAAACTgaagataataaagaaacCAAAGCTACTTCAATTAATAGAACGTCTCAAGAtcttttacaaaaaataccTCGAGATGATATACGTAATATGCTTCaagattatttaaataataataaatccCAAAAGTCTTTAAATGATAACATATCTCAAAAGCCTTTAAATGATAACATATCTCAAAAGCCTTTAAATGATAACATATCTCAAAAGCCTTTAAATGATAACATATCTCAAAAGCCTTTAAATGATAACATATCTCAAAAGCCTTTAAATGATAACATATCTCAAAAGCCTTTAAATGATAACATATCTCAAAAGCCTTTAAATGATAGCATATCTCAAAAGCCTTTAAATGATAACATATCTCAAAAGCCTTTAAATGATAACATATCTCAAAAGCCTTTAAATGCCAATGTAGAACACATCTCttcaaataatagtaaatataatttgaaaACATATAATGCTTCATATAATTTGCAATCATATAATgctaaatataatacatctgcacttaaaaaaaaatag